Genomic DNA from Salvia miltiorrhiza cultivar Shanhuang (shh) chromosome 1, IMPLAD_Smil_shh, whole genome shotgun sequence:
CTTCACTGCCGTGATCTGCATTGCCGTCGCCGTCGTCAGCGGCCAATCTCCGGCTACTTCTCCGACCGCCACTCCTGCTCCGCCTACTCCTACCACTCCTGCTCCGCCCACTCCCACTCCTCCCACCGCGTCTCCGCCTCCCGTGACCACACCGACGCCGCCAGCAGCAACGCCGCCGCCTGTCTCCGCGCCACCCCCGGTGGTTACTTCTCCGCCTCCTGCAGCAACGCCGCCTCCGGTTTCAACACCGCCGCCCGTCGCCGCGCCTCCCCCGGTGAGCACGCCGCCACCTGCAACCCCTCCGCCGGCCGTTCCTCCTCCAGCTTCTCCGCCGCCTCCTGTGCTTTCCCCGCCCCCACCGGTTGCACCTACGCCGGCTCCGCTTGCTTCCCCTCCAGCTGCGGTTCCAGTTCCTGCTCCGTCGAAGCCGACGTCTCCGGCTCCATCTCCGTCGCTGTCGAGCCCTCCGGCTCCGCCCACCGGAGCTCCGGGCCCCAGTCTCCCCGGTC
This window encodes:
- the LOC131005293 gene encoding classical arabinogalactan protein 9-like; amino-acid sequence: MAPNLLVFTAVICIAVAVVSGQSPATSPTATPAPPTPTTPAPPTPTPPTASPPPVTTPTPPAATPPPVSAPPPVVTSPPPAATPPPVSTPPPVAAPPPVSTPPPATPPPAVPPPASPPPPVLSPPPPVAPTPAPLASPPAAVPVPAPSKPTSPAPSPSLSSPPAPPTGAPGPSLPGLSPAPSATDQSGANSVRAAQMISSSAVLGWALMILVA